The Canis aureus isolate CA01 chromosome X, VMU_Caureus_v.1.0, whole genome shotgun sequence region CAGGCTTTGTTCTGGGCGCCTCCcatacatcattttatttaatcctcagaactgAGATTAAAACAGTTCCACGTACATACTTCCACACAAGAGGAATATTTATGCTCGATGAATTCCTCAAAGTAGCATCTCTAGATCCGAGGACATGCATGTTTACTTTTGGCAGGTAGAATCAGTGTGCCAATTTATATCCTCGCCAGCAATGTTAGGAATATGCCTGGTTGCTCCCACCATGTGCTGTCagagttgttgatttttgccAATCTGGCAAGTAAAACATGTATTCCAGTATAGCTTTAGTTTGTTCTTCTCTTGTGAGATTACATCTCCTTTGGtaagtttaaaaaacaattggcccttgtctataaaatatagcatttgctcatttttttccttttaatgattttatttatttattcataagggacacacagagacagagacataggcacagggagaagcaagttccctggggggagcctgatgcaggactcgatctcaggactccaggatcaccacctgagctggaggcagatgctcaaccactgagccacccaggtgtcccagcatttgctcatttttataatGAGTGCTTTTtcataataatttgtatttcctctaCATATAGTAGGGAAATCAGATCTAGCCTGTGATTGAAAAAGTCATTTTGGTTTTGCTTAAAAGTTTTTGTACCTGGCAGCATTATAAGTGTTTTTATATAGTCACATTTAGCAATACTTTTTGGTTTCTGGTTGTTAGAAAGCCTCAgattctataagaaaaaaaaagatttcccatAGTTTCtagtattttagttttctttttctacactTAAAACTTTGGTGCATTTGGAATTTACCCTTTAATAAACTGTTGGAATTTTGTAAGGAGTAAGGGATAAATTCAACTTTCTTTTCCCTAGGTGGATACCTGGTTTTACCAACATTTACTGACTAAACTATTTTCCAGAAATCAGAGATGCCATGTCACCTTTTATCCTAAGCTAAATTCTCATCctaacgttttatttatttttttaaaaaagattttatttatttatgagagacacagagagaaagggagagggagaagcaggctccatgcagggagcctgatgtgggacttgatcccaagactccaggatcatgccctgggccgaaggcaggtgctaactgctgaactacccagggatcccctcatcctAATGTTTTAGAATGAGATGTTGAATATTATTTAGTAGTGGCAAACTTGGATGTTGTGTTTCTATAGCCAAGCTTACTAAGAAAGTAATAGAGCTAATTATtttctactggaaaaaaaaaaaacaaagttcttaGAGCACATTATCCAAATAGTGTGTATGGCCcttagcaaaagaaagaaatttgtggcaaataaaaactcaaaattagAATGATTTTATCAGATGCTCTTCAGAATAATCTTAGTTTTTTGTATTACAATAGACAGTTTGCTAGAGTAGAAATGCTGGACTGCAGGCAGAAGGCCTGCTGACattatttgtctttgtctcttcctAATTTAATAACAACAGCAAACACTTAGAACACTGCCTGGTCTACAGTAAGTGCTAAAGCATTGCATGTATTAATTAATTctgtatatttaattaataaaaaagtttGTAATCTGTTATGACTGATATATTAAATGTtgttactaataaaaatattaataggcCCTTTCAGCTcggtcaaaaacaaaaacaaaaaccaatccaATACTGTCATAAGCTACATGTGTGCATGCTGTAAAGTGTACGGATAGGAAGTAGAAGGATGATCTGGGATAGCTTGTGGATTATGATCTTCCTAGCATTGTCCCTCACCTTCACATTTCTGTTCCTTGGCGTATGCTATTCCCTAGGTCAGAATGCCTTTCCTTGTgccacccaccctgccccaggagtgtataccttttttttttttcctttagggaCTACCTCCAGTGTCATCTCTGGGCCTCTCTTCCAGGCAGAATTATTCATGTAATCTTCTAGTTCCCTAAGcacttaaatacatatatagtgGTATGCATTATAATAGAGgtagcttatttttttaagatttatttatttattcatgagagacacagacagagaggcagagacataggtagagggagaagcaggcttctcgcagggagcccaatgcaggactctgttctgggtcctgggatcacgccctgagccaaagggaggcgcccaaccgctgagccacctaggctctgATGGCTGAAGCATCCACTTCAGAGATTGCCGGCCACGGGACAGGACAGAGagccaggccccctccccccaagtgTTTTAAAGATTTGGTTGATTTCAGTAACTGATTGGTTgggtcatttgttttgttgtttttgtttttgtttctcttcctacACTTAAAATTTCCACTCTGATGTTCTGAATCCACCAATAAAGTATGAGCCCACAAAATCCTCAAACCCAATAAAAGCAGagccccaggaaaaaaaaagtatttaagctTCCTAGAGATAGCTTAAATATTGTTTCAATTAGAtttgagtcttttaaaaaaagattttattatttagagagcaagcacaagcagaggagagagaatctcaggtggACTCTGCACTCAAGCgcagagcttgacacagggctcaatctcacgactctgagatcatgacctgagccaaaactaagagttgatcgttcaaccaactgtgccactcaggcgcccctcaatTTAAGTCTTTCAAGAGCAGGGTGGTCGTGATATCTCTGCCCAGCTCCTGACATAGTTCCTGACCTATAATAGGTGTTCAGCTGAAAGAAACTAACAATTTGCATACATGATTATACCCTATCATATTTGATAAAAGTTGGAAAGGCCTCAAGCAGAATCTGCACAGCAGCCACTTCTGGCTGGTAAAAGCAAACAGTTTAATCTTGTGTTCTATTGCTTTTTACAGGTGTGGGAACTGGGACACAAAGTATTAAATGGTTTATGGCCGGTTTTAAAGGTGTCatctacagagagaaaaataaaacattttctgtgaTTGTATTGTTTTAGCTTTTGCATTTTCAAAAGCCACATTCTTAGGATGCAGGCTAAATAACAATGTTGTTGATTAAAATTAGCTTAGGAAATAAACATAGAAACATCACACCTATCAGACAGACTTCTCCCAGCTACACTATTTAGAACATATTCAAGAACCCCAGAAGGAATCCAAAAGGTCTCTAAGTTAGAAGAAAATAGCTCTCATGTAGCCTGTGTACTTGATGTAGGGGGGAAGGCACGGTGCCACTTGCATGCCAGAGCCTCCTTACTGACTTTGAATTCTCATAGGAAGCTCCCAAGGACTCCTTCACAAGTGTGATATTCAGCTTCCCTTCGAGACATTTTTGCTTGTCTTGGGTTTTTGGtaggaaaaagatgaaaagcacTCTTCCACCCATGCTGCCAGAAGACACTATTAAGGCATTGTTGAAATGAGTGTAAAAGTcagtctcatggtttttctcccatAACTCATGGAAActtactttgttttatattttctagtcTTTGAGAATTCTGACGAGCTCACATAAAATCAGTTGTGACAATACTTAATCTTACTTTATAAGAAATccaaggttttattctttttaatctgtttcttactattttatttatttggcagagagacagcaagagtgcacaagtagagggagtggtgggcagagggagagagagaagcaggctctgcgctgagcagagagcccaacttgggctcgatcccaggaccctaggatcatgacctgaaccaaaggcagacgctttaccgactaagccacccaggcactggggtttttaaaaaaagccatgtCCCTTTGATCTCACCTCTTTGAAAGAGGGTGATTAATTTGAGGTAGAAAGACTTCTTTATTCCAGTATTTGTGTAATTTATCAtagcttgaaatattttttatataaagattttatttattcatgagagacacagagaggggcagagacatagtcagaagGTGAAGCAGTCtctctgtggggagtccaatgccggactagatcccaggaccctcggatcacaacctaagccaaagggagatgctcaatcactgagtcacccaggtgccctatcatAGGTTGAAATTTTGAATGTGAAAGGAGCATCTGTAAATTTCTTTGCATAGTTTTGTACAACCTGTACAAGTAAGCCAAGAGGAAGAGTCCATAGGCATCTTTAAATGACTTGGGGACCTATTTTAATGCAAGCTGAGCATGCTTTTTGTTGGAGAGATGACCAATGAACACGGGTATCATTCgacctccttctctcttcttctctttctagatTGCCAAAATGCTTTGGAGTTTTTAACTAACTGACTTAAGGAAAGTCCAAAATAGATTTGAGACTGTAAAAACAGAAGCTGCAGCAAGGGGGATTCAGAGCCAATGCATCAACAAAAAAGACAGCCAGAGTTAGTGGAAGGAAATCTTCCCGTTTTTGTGTTTCCCACGGAGCTAATATTTTATGCAGATGACCAGTCAACACATAAGCAAGTGTTGACGCTATATAATCCCTATGAGTTTGCCTTAAAGTTCAAAGGTGAGTCTCCTAGGTCTCTCTCATGGATTGTAACTAGTCCCTACTAATTGTTTACTTGtagaaactaattttaaaagacactaaTGGCCATTGtgactttttctttcagttttgtgtACTACTCCAAATAAGTATGTTGTCGCTGATGCTGCAGGTGCAGTAAAGCCTCAGTGTTGTGTGGATATGTAAGTCAAAAATCCCTTCCTGGTAACATGTTTTAAGTGTGTTAATATTTATGTGTTTAACTTGTAAAGAATCTCTTGAAGCCATTCCCCCATAGGCATTTATGCCATATTGAATCTTTTGCTGGAAGTTTGAGTCtctcccaattttttattttatttatttttttaaaagttgttgatTTCTTTGAGAGCaagaatgcacaagcagggggcatggcaggcagagggagagtgagaagcaggctccccactgagcagggagcccgatgtgggactcaatcccaggaccccaggatcatgacctgagccaaaggcagatgctttaccgactgagccacccagaaacctcagtccctcacaattcttAAAGAAGCCCCTAAGATTCCAAACAGGTCGACCAGATACTTAGTAATATTTCATGATGCTGGAGCTGACGTGTATGTTAATATTTCTGTGAACATCTCAGTTGTTGTACTTGTCATTATAGTGGGGTCGCTTATGAAGGTCAAGTTCTAACTCATTCCTTTAAATTTCTCTAGCTGTAACAGGGACTTTAGCTTTCTTTGGAACATCCTATTATAGTGACATTTGGGAAACTAATAATACTACATTCACAGAACAATGGTAATAGAAGTTCATCTGAAATGATTCAGCTAATAAGCCTGGAAGTTAATCTCTGCAAACAGGAAGCAAGTGTGTAACTACTCATCTGTAAAAGGTTATCTGAGCTCTTCCAGATAATTTCGTCTTAGAGTGTCAGATAAATGGTTGTTTGTTCAAGCTgttcatatttaattttcactttaGAGCTAGTGGTGACCAGATGGATCCATTGACCAGCTCTTAATTTAAGCTACCAAGTAAACTGTATTTGTTTAAATCTTCCAtgagaatgagaagcagaagTTTTTTCCTCTGAATACATTTTCAGCCTCCCATATCCATGAAATGATATATCTTTAGAGGACGTGTTTTCACAGGTTTGATTTCCATTCAATACACAATAAGCAAGAACTATTCCAAAGAAATGTAGTCTCTTGCCAAAGAAATGTGTTATCTTTAGCCTAATTGGTTTGTGTTCTCTATTATGAACAAAGTAAGATACGTGGAATTGTAGATAACTCTCATAAAATGTGAACTACTTTATACTCTTTTCAGAGGAATACATAAATGTATTGTTAGCCTTCCGTGGCATTGGTCATACTGGTTACTTACTTACTCAATTGCTTGTTTTTACCTGTGTGCACGGCTTTTGGTTTTGAGTCTAGGTGAGGCTTGTTAGTTGCATGATAAATAAGTGGCCTTAGAAATCCATGATACTTTTGTGGGGAATAAACCATTTCATATACCCTATTTGGTAACTGTTGCTGCCTGTAGatcccaagggggaaaaaaacctcattGCTCAAAGGAATTTTCTTTACCTATCGTCCTTTTACTTCAGACTTTTATTCTATGTTGTAGAGTATGTGgttttcatcaaatattttagAATCACCCATTTCCTTTTGGGTTAtgctgtgttttttgttgttttctttctttttttttttttttttttttagcatcagtAGCAAATTTCTCTACTTGGGTATTTGGTTACAGTTAGTTCATGTTCTCCTGTATGAAATCTCTGGCTGAATTCTGTTTGACGGGCCCCCAGAAACCTAAACAGcatctattttttaatgttttcagtgTGATTCGTCATAGAGATGTTCAGTCCTGTCACTATGGCGTGAAAGACAAGTTCCGTCTCCAAGTGTCCGAACAGAGCCAGAGGAAGGCTTTAGGAAGGAAAGAGGTTGTGGCTATTCTTCTCCCATCtgcaaaagaacaacaaaaggaagaagaggaaaaaagaataaaggaacatTTAACTGAAAGTTTCTTTTTTGAGCAGTCCTTCCAACCAGGTAGTTTGGGGTTGCTTGGAAAGCCCTCTGGCGGTTGTCACGCATTTCTAACTTGAAAATAATCAAGGACTGAGGATAATTACTAGAGAAATGATCTGCCACTTTCCCACCTAACCTACTGCTTCAAAATGGAACCTAACTAGAGATCAGGTACCTAAAATCACACCAGGAGGCCTAGAGCTGGACCCAAAGTGGGGAGAAAAGCTCTCAGCCACTGTGTTGCTATAAGCCTGGGAAATGTGTAGACCTGAGAATGCAGCCCCCTTACTTTTGTTTCTGTGACTTTCCTGTATCCTTTCTCATTTAATTAgttcaaagaaggaaagagattgTGTTTGGCAATAGGCCAAGCCTGGTGCACTgttcatattattttgaaaaaaaaaatctcattaaagtTGAAGTTAATTAAACTAAGTAGATTATAATATCCCCTGTGGGCTATTAATTGAATCCCTCTCCATTCCTCATTTCCTTCCAGCTTAGATATTCAGAAGTGTTATGATATATTCTTTCAACATTGACACTATCCTCATATTCAACCCTTTGGACGTCATTCTTCCTCCCTCTTAACGTCTCATTATCTCCTTCCAACCCCATTATAAGGGGAGGAAGATAAAATTTTCCATAGAAAAACATGGAAACTTTTTGATAGTGATATATGAATGCGATAGCAGCTGTCCTTGAAATTGCAACATTATCTatgaggaattaaaaacaaatctactTGTCATTACATGAATTCGCATATCCTTATCAGTTTGTTCATCTTAGAGTATTTATTTGGATAACACAGGGAGTAATGCCTCTTTGACTGCTGTGGGCAAGAGTCTCCTCCGTCTGTGTAGGGAGTGCCCAGATTTTCTGGTG contains the following coding sequences:
- the MOSPD1 gene encoding motile sperm domain-containing protein 1, with amino-acid sequence MHQQKRQPELVEGNLPVFVFPTELIFYADDQSTHKQVLTLYNPYEFALKFKVLCTTPNKYVVADAAGAVKPQCCVDIVIRHRDVQSCHYGVKDKFRLQVSEQSQRKALGRKEVVAILLPSAKEQQKEEEEKRIKEHLTESFFFEQSFQPENRAVSSGPSLLTVFLGVVCIAALMLPTLGDVESLVPLYLHLSVNQKLVAAYILGLITMAILRT